A portion of the Nomia melanderi isolate GNS246 chromosome 2, iyNomMela1, whole genome shotgun sequence genome contains these proteins:
- the LOC116425530 gene encoding uncharacterized protein LOC116425530 codes for MLEGWYCRSIANNNADAEDDDEDSPEEEVPNYKDQYRNLKRKLKFLIYENECFQEALRSTQRKLLKVNRDKSFLLDRLLQYEKVDASFSESDETESSDEEVTRLDTSKRKKMEMGISNHTSHHIPTVTKPFNTSKKKKPAPKVTKSNSIPIVQSSNNIVPMSLMSDGHMTPEEVERHLESRQTYLELVPEKAPPTVPTEMFSNDPSLDSESNEIGELETSPSNMGEDCLSVDMMAE; via the exons ATGTTGGAAGGATGGTATTGTCGTTCAATTGCAAACAACAATGCAGATGCAGAAGACGATGACGAGGATAGTCCAGAGGAAGAAGTGCCTAATTACAAGGATCAGTATCGAAATCTTAagaggaaattgaaatttttaatttat GAGAATGAATGTTTCCAAGAAGCTTTACGGTCCACGCAAAGGAAGTTGCTTAAAGTTAATAGGGATAAAAGTTTTTTATTGGACCGTTTATTGCAATATGAGAAGGTAGATGCTTCGTTTAGTGAAAGTGATGAAACAGAGTCATCCGATGAAGAAGTCACTCGTTTAGATACTTCAAAAAG gaAAAAAATGGAGATGGGTATTAGTAATCATACCTCACACCACATACCAACAGTGACAAAACCTTTTAACAccagtaaaaagaaaaaacctGCTCCAAAAGTGACAAAATCAAACAGTATACCTATA GTACAATCATCCAATAATATAGTACCAATGTCTTTAATGTCGGATGGTCATATGACACCAGAAGAAGTGGAAAGACACTTAGAGTCTCGTCAGACTTATTTGGAGCTTGTACCGGAAAAAGCACCACCTACAGTACCAACAGAAATGTTCAGCAATGATCCTTCTTTGGATAG CGAGTCGAATGAAATCGGAGAACTGGAAACATCTCCCAGCAATATGGGTGAAGATTGTCTCAGTGTAGACATGATGGCGGAGTGA